The Plasmodium malariae genome assembly, chromosome: 3 genome window below encodes:
- the RALP1 gene encoding rhoptry-associated leucine zipper-like protein 1, putative, whose product MKILVYLIYFHVFINTYIFLRPSKGKNIPKKNSLNEKNETHAKDVSVLSQEELPKEEVASDAKMYKCFITTKNNGNKMETGEGGSEVKEIVTVEGLQLQAGELGGGKRGKETGAQVGTQEGLQGSVHGGAQGIKGEAIQTGTQGAGQGSKGEAIQTGTQGAGQGSKGEAIQTGTQGAGQGSKGEAIQTGIQGAGQGSKVERMQRGIQEAGQGSKVERVQRGIQEAGQGSKVERMQRGIQEAEQGKKVERMQRGIQEAGQGKKGDKEEDAQEGNEEDAQGNEEGVDEVDEGENEDGGEGIDETYDEQLEAEEGDREIADKEEVDMEAAYIEQQELNEMKEAKSKVVDSEDLSNDTNGNGSNGYSTSVGSNGESSKESINRRSNRQRKRQRNRRRNRKRNRRRNRSNSKRNNNASSYKIKKNILEGKKSINGTSNLRDIENHRYTNVVNNKNEYTSMDSNEAIYEERKQKILLIHLLKNIKDLLYRQKKNFNNFLSFLSENYASYEKFNSVRKNVNFINSGRYNSGGSYSSDKRNVGNTQQVGETGDDYLSESFLSLSDKQYTKKNGMSNVSVKNVGNKYKNESETLKSEIYDSRELEEEENDQVDDKKEDDIQDDESNDDVYDKKKDPKKFGQIKEMLQKVLEIKDLTDKQKEYLKVIIKVLELEDDLLNKEKLQLELDKNIINLLMGKSNELRNIAVQLSKEKGENEGSQRVDLAQNIVSNLLNFSVELKNTGNIVYNNMQGQGEMLQNVEKNIHKAEEQLKNVRVHTEYRNRDTPKEDPSDDHPSDDDNPSNDNSSDDNPNDNNTDGVKAIIDNKDFIQYCNENDEICKKSYSPLKNTKGGQYYGSTTYTVNTPYNYKKFKLNESMKNHFFNIFVKESAMLKKLYKLLYELF is encoded by the coding sequence ATGAAAATCCtagtatatttaatttactttCACGTgttcataaatacatatatttttcttagaCCTTCTAAGGGCAAAaatataccaaaaaaaaatagcttaAACGAAAAGAATGAAACACATGCTAAAGATGTGAGTGTGCTAAGTCAAGAAGAACTTCCTAAGGAGGAAGTAGCAAGCGATGCAAAAATGTACAAGTGCTTTATtactacaaaaaataatggtaataaaaTGGAAACAGGGGAAGGCGGAAGTGAAGTTAAGGAAATAGTAACTGTGGAAGGGCTACAGCTACAAGCAGGGGAACTAGGAGGAGGAAAGAGGGGCAAGGAAACAGGTGCGCAAGTGGGTACTCAAGAAGGTTTGCAGGGAAGTGTGCATGGAGGGGCGCAAGGAATTAAGGGAGAAGCTATTCAAACAGGAACACAAGGAGCTGGGCAAGGAAGTAAGGGAGAAGCTATTCAAACAGGAACACAAGGAGCTGGGCAAGGAAGTAAGGGAGAAGCTATTCAAACAGGAACACAAGGAGCTGGGCAAGGAAGTAAGGGAGAAGCTATTCAAACAGGAATACAAGGAGCTGGGCAAGGAAGCAAGGTAGAACGTATGCAAAGAGGAATACAAGAAGCTGGGCAAGGAAGCAAGGTAGAACGTGTGCAAAGAGGAATACAAGAAGCTGGGCAAGGAAGCAAGGTAGAACGTATGCAAAGAGGAATACAAGAAGCTGAACAAGGAAAAAAGGTAGAACGTATGCAAAGAGGAATACAAGAAGCTGGACAAGGAAAAAAGGGAGACAAGGAGGAAGACGCGCAAGAAGGTAATGAAGAAGATGCGCAAGGAAATGAGGAAGGAGTTGATGAGGTGGATGAAGGGGAAAATGAAGACGGTGGTGAGGGGATAGATGAAACATACGACGAACAGTTGGAGGCAGAGGAGGGGGATAGAGAAATTGCTGACAAGGAAGAGGTAGATATGGAAGCAGCTTATATAGAACAGCAGGAGTTGAACGAAATGAAAGAAGCGAAATCTAAGGTGGTGGACTCTGAAGATTTAAGTAACGACACAAACGGAAATGGTAGCAACGGGTATTCCACTAGCGTAGGAAGTAATGGTGAAAGTAGCAAAGAAAGTATCAACAGACGCAGTAACAGACAGAGAAAAAGACAAAGGAATAGAAGAAGAAATAGGAAAAGAAATAGGCGCAGAAATAGAAGCAATAGTAAACGTAATAACAATGCGTCAtcctataaaataaaaaagaatatattagaGGGTAAAAAGAGTATCAATGGAACAAGTAATTTAAGAGATATTGAAAATCATAGGTATACAAATGTAGTAAACAATAAAAACGAGTACACTTCGATGGATAGTAACGAAGCAATATATGAagaaagaaaacaaaaaattttactaatCCATttgctaaaaaatataaaagatctCTTGTATagacaaaagaaaaattttaataatttcttgtCATTCCTAAGTGAAAATTATGCAAGCTACGAAAAATTTAACTCCGTcagaaaaaatgttaattttataaatagtGGACGCTACAATAGCGGTGGTAGTTATAGTAGTGATAAGAGAAATGTGGGAAACACACAACAGGTAGGGGAAACAGGAGACGACTACCTGTCGGAATCCTTCCTCAGCTTGAGTGATAAGCAGTAcacgaaaaaaaatggtatgAGCAATGTGTCCGTTAAAAATGTTGGTAATAAGTACAAGAATGAAAGTGAAACGTTAAAAAGTGAAATTTATGACTCGAGGGAGCTAGAGGAAGAGGAAAACGACCAAGTTGATGATAAAAAGGAAGACGATATACAAGACGACGAAAGTAATGATGATGTATATGATAAGAAAAAGGATCCCAAGAAATTTGgacaaataaaagaaatgctTCAAAAAGttttagaaataaaagatttaACAGATAAGCAAAAGGAGTATTTAAaagtaattataaaagtattaGAACTAGAAGatgatttattaaataaggaaaaattacaattagaattagataaaaatatcatcAACTTATTAATGGGTAAATCAAATGAGCTAAGAAATATTGCTGTGCAATTAAGTAAAGAAAAAGGGGAAAACGAAGGTTCACAACGAGTAGATTTAGCTCAGAATATTGtttctaatttattaaatttttctgtTGAATTAAAGAATACAGGTAATattgtttataataatatgcaaGGACAAGGAGAAATGCTACAAAatgtggaaaaaaatatacacaaaGCGGAGGAGCAGTTGAAAAATGTGCGCGTGCACACTGAATATAGGAATAGGGATACCCCGAAGGAAGACCCGAGTGATGACCATCCGAGCGATGATGATAATCCCAGTAATGACAACTCAAGTGATGACAATCCAAATGATAATAACACTGATGGAGTCAAGGCAATCATTGACAATAAAGACTTTATACAGTACTGTAATGAGAATGATGAAATTTGCAAAAAATCATACTCccctttaaaaaatacaaaggGGGGTCAGTACTACGGATCAACTACTTACACTGTTAACACgccatataattataaaaaatttaaactgAACGAATCAAtgaaaaatcattttttcaaCATATTCGTTAAGGAATCAGCCATGTTAAAGAAATTGTACAAGTTGCTATATGAACTTTTTTAA